One genomic region from Pagrus major chromosome 24, Pma_NU_1.0 encodes:
- the LOC140992415 gene encoding general transcription factor II-I repeat domain-containing protein 2-like translates to MKGGLAAQQNVFLRQTQINQAAVRASYKVAHLLATHGKPFTDGDFVKECMLAVAEEVCPDNKDALNAVSLSANTMTRRTEDLGDNVYDQLHEKASELDFFALAIDESNDVQDTAQLLIFIRGVSASFEVSEELASLKSLKGTTTGEDIYVQVSRTMDDLNLHWSKLASITTDGAPSMVGTTRGLVGRLNSVFKERGLTPPLQVHCLIHQQALCCKVLRWASVMKVVVHCVNYIRKNALKHRQFQAFLSELESAYGDVLYYTEIRWLSRGRVLRRFYDLLPEINTFLQSKGEMVQELTDQEWKWHLAFLTDVTEMLNHLNVQLQGKGKLISDMYSPIKAFEVKLVLLVQQVQKLDFTHLPATQSFCAEKPAFPFPVEKCKDALEMLQGEFRARFCELHVNGKGIRLFQNPFTADINDVLPSLQFELAELQNCDILKDA, encoded by the coding sequence ATGAAAGGCGGACTGGCTGCACAACAGAACGTATTCCTTCGCCAAACCCAGATCAACCAGGCTGCTGTCCGAGCTAGTTATAAGGTAGCTCACCTACTAGCTACCCACGGAAAGCCATTTACTGATGGGGACTTTGTTAAAGAATGCATGCTTGCTGTGGCCGAAGAGGTGTGTCCCGACAATAAGGATGCGCTCAACGCGGTGAGTCTTTCCGCAAATACTATGACCAGGCGAACAGAAGATTTGGGGGACAACGTATATGACCAGCTGCATGAGAAAGCGTCagaattagatttttttgctttggcCATCGACGAGAGTAATGACGTGCAGGACACAGCACAACTTCTAATTTTTATTCGAGGCGTTAGCGCGAGCTTCGAAGTGTCTGAGGAGCTGGCATCACTAAAAAGTCTCAAAGGAACAACGACAGGAGAGGATATTTATGTCCAAGTGAGCAGAACGATGGATGACCTCAATCTACACTGGTCTAAATTGGCCAGCATCACCACTGATGGCGCACCTAGCATGGTTGGTACAACGAGGGGGCTAGTAGGGCGCTTGAACAGCGTATTCAAGGAACGAGGTCTCACCCCCCCACTACAAGTCCACTGTCTAATTCACCAGCAAGCACTATGCTGCAAAGTTCTGAGGTGGGCGTCTGTCATGAAAGTGGTTGTGCACTGTGTCAACTACATCCGGAAAAATGCgctgaaacacagacagttCCAGGCCTTTCTCTCCGAACTTGAGTCTGCTTACGGAGATGTTCTGTACTACACAGAAATCCGATGGTTAAGTCGAGGCAGAGTGTTGCGCCGTTTCTACGACCTGCTACCTGAAATCAACACCTTCCTCCAGTCTAAAGGTGAAATGGTACAAGAGCTGACCGATCAGGAATGGAAATGGCATCTCGCATTTTTAACTGATGTGACCGAGATGCTGAACCACCTTAACGTGCAGCTCCAAGGCAAAGGGAAGCTAATTAGTGACATGTATTCCCCCATCAAAGCATTCGAGGTCAAACTAGTGCTGCTTGTGCAACAGGTCCAAAAGTTGGACTTCACGCATCTCCCTGCCACCCAAAGCTTCTGCGCTGAGAAACCAGCTTTCCCGTTCCCAGTCGAAAAGTGCAAGGATGCGCTGGAAATGCTGCAGGGAGAGTTCAGAGCGCGGTTCTGCGAGCTTCATGTCAACGGTAAAGGAATACGCTTGTTCCAGAACCCTTTTACTGCCGACATAAATGATGTCCTTCCCTCTCTTCAGTTTGAACTAGCCGAGTTGCAGAATTGTGATATCCTTAAAGACGCGTGA